From a single Anomaloglossus baeobatrachus isolate aAnoBae1 chromosome 4, aAnoBae1.hap1, whole genome shotgun sequence genomic region:
- the MBLAC1 gene encoding metallo-beta-lactamase domain-containing protein 1 translates to MQYVTSPLSTHHIPGTPHSVHILLEGYCRDVGADRFQADGSVTLVRGPLTVLVDTAGPWSRDFILDSLRGCGVPPEDVTHVICTHGHSDHVGNLNLFPKAEILVSYDLWRDGSYVSHNFRGGEPYLLPGGEGLKVVATPGHTGSDITLLVPGTSLGTVAVAGDVFEREGDEDTWRELSENPEIQEKSRRNLLGLADVIVPGHGPPFRIIRAGQEPTISRSLVYKKEQRAGKLQVLPTPDLRDCVRRDNSDRSDLS, encoded by the exons ATGCAG TACGTGACGTCTCCTCTCTCCACCCACCACATCCCTGGCACTCCTCACTCTGTGCACATCCTGCTGGAAGGTTACTGCAGGGACGTGGGCGCTGATCGTTTTCAGGCCGATGGTTCGGTCACCCTGGTCCGCGGTCCTCTGACTGTACTGGTGGACACTGCTGGTCCTTGGTCTCGAGACTTCATCCTGGACTCTCTGAGGGGCTGCGGGGTGCCCCCCGAGGATGTGACACACGTGATTTGCACGCATGGACATTCCGATCACGTGGGCAACCTGAACCTGTTCCCCAAGGCCGAGATCTTGGTGTCGTATGATCTGTGGCGCGACGGCTCCTACGTCTCCCACAACTTCCGCGGTGGAGAACCTTACCTCTTACCGGGAGGGGAAGGCCTAAAAGTTGTGGCCACCCCGGGGCACACAGGGAGCGACATCACCCTGCTGGTCCCGGGGACGTCGCTGGGCACAGTGGCAGTCGCCGGGGATGTGTTCGAAAGAGAAGGAGATGAAGACACCTGGAGGGAACTCAGCGAAAACCCAGAAATTCAGGAGAAAAGTCGGAGGAACCTTCTGGGCTTGGCCGACGTCATTGTGCCTGGACATGGGCCTCCATTTAGAATCATACGTGCCGGACAAGAGCCCACTATATCAAGAAGTCTGGTCTACAAGAAGGAGCAGAGAGCGGGGAAACTGCAGGTTCTACCCACGCCAGATTTACGGGATTGTGTCCGAAGGGATAACAGCGACCGTTCAGACCTCAGCTAG